Proteins found in one Streptomyces sp. NBC_00461 genomic segment:
- the recA gene encoding recombinase RecA encodes MAGTDREKALDAALAQIERQFGKGAVMRMGERPNEPIEVIPTGSTALDVALGVGGIPRGRVVEVYGPESSGKTTLTLHAVANAQKAGGQVAFIDAEHALDPEYAKKLGVDIDNLILSQPDNGEQALEIVDMLVRSGALDLIVIDSVAALVPRAEIEGEMGDSHVGLQARLMSQALRKITSALNQSKTTAIFINQLREKIGVMFGSPETTTGGRALKFYASVRMDIRRIETLKDGTDAVGNRTRVKVVKNKVAPPFKQAEFDILYGQGISREGGLIDMGVEHGFVRKAGAWYTYEGDQLGQGKENARNFLKDNPDLANEIEKKIKEKLGVGVRPEEPTAEPGADAAAVSATADDAAKTVPAPAAKAAKTKAPAAKS; translated from the coding sequence ATGGCAGGAACCGACCGCGAGAAGGCGCTCGACGCCGCGCTCGCACAGATTGAACGGCAATTCGGCAAGGGCGCGGTCATGCGCATGGGCGAGCGGCCGAACGAGCCCATCGAGGTCATCCCCACCGGGTCGACCGCACTCGACGTCGCGCTCGGCGTCGGTGGCATCCCGCGCGGCCGCGTGGTGGAGGTGTACGGACCGGAGTCCTCCGGCAAGACGACCCTGACCCTGCACGCGGTGGCGAACGCGCAGAAGGCCGGCGGCCAGGTCGCCTTCATCGACGCGGAGCACGCTCTCGACCCCGAGTACGCGAAGAAGCTCGGCGTCGACATCGACAACCTGATCCTGTCCCAGCCGGACAACGGCGAGCAGGCCCTGGAAATCGTGGACATGCTGGTCCGCTCCGGCGCACTCGACCTGATCGTCATCGACTCCGTCGCCGCGCTCGTCCCGCGTGCGGAGATCGAGGGCGAGATGGGCGACAGCCATGTCGGTCTGCAGGCCCGTCTGATGAGCCAGGCGCTCCGGAAGATCACCAGCGCGCTCAACCAGTCCAAGACGACCGCGATCTTCATCAACCAGCTCCGCGAGAAGATCGGCGTGATGTTCGGCTCCCCGGAGACCACGACGGGTGGCCGGGCACTGAAGTTCTACGCCTCGGTGCGTATGGACATCCGCCGCATCGAGACCCTGAAGGACGGCACGGACGCGGTGGGCAACCGCACCCGCGTCAAGGTCGTCAAGAACAAGGTCGCGCCGCCCTTCAAGCAGGCCGAGTTCGACATCCTCTACGGCCAGGGCATCAGCCGCGAGGGCGGCCTGATCGACATGGGCGTGGAGCACGGCTTCGTCCGCAAGGCCGGAGCCTGGTACACGTACGAGGGCGACCAGCTCGGCCAGGGCAAGGAGAACGCGCGCAACTTCCTGAAGGACAACCCCGACCTGGCCAACGAGATCGAGAAGAAGATCAAGGAGAAGCTGGGCGTGGGCGTGCGGCCCGAAGAGCCCACCGCCGAGCCGGGTGCGGACGCCGCCGCCGTCTCCGCCACCGCGGACGACGCCGCGAAGACGGTGCCCGCACCGGCGGCCAAGGCCGCCAAGACCAAGGCACCGGCTGCAAAGAGCTGA
- the recX gene encoding recombination regulator RecX encodes MTRRTDWAEYAHLDAPRERRRGGDGGYDGPGDEAYAYDPAHGTDGGRGRVESYSSEASYSGASHGDEPGGGEWPDDDGSAYGSDAYGSDSFGSDASGGGSRRRGGGSRGGAGARGAGGSRGRRQRRRGEPSGEDGGSSSSSRAEQEESSGDPVERARAICLRLLTGTPRTRKQLADALRKREIPDDAADEVLSRFEEVGLINDSAFADAWVESRHHGRGLARRALAQELRTKGVDSTLIDEAVSQLDSEQEETTARELVARKLRSTRGLDRDKRLRRLAGMLARKGYPEGMALRVVRQALEEEGEDTEFLGDEGF; translated from the coding sequence GTGACACGGCGAACCGACTGGGCCGAGTACGCCCACTTGGATGCTCCGCGTGAGCGAAGGCGGGGAGGCGACGGGGGTTACGACGGGCCGGGCGACGAGGCGTACGCGTACGACCCGGCGCACGGCACGGACGGGGGCCGGGGCCGCGTGGAGTCATACAGCTCCGAGGCGTCGTACTCCGGCGCGTCGCACGGCGACGAACCGGGCGGCGGAGAGTGGCCGGACGATGACGGCTCTGCGTACGGCTCCGATGCGTACGGTTCCGATTCCTTCGGCTCCGACGCGTCCGGCGGCGGCTCGCGCCGTCGCGGCGGTGGGTCCCGCGGCGGTGCCGGGGCCCGTGGTGCGGGTGGCTCCCGAGGGCGTCGGCAGCGACGTCGCGGTGAGCCGTCCGGTGAGGACGGGGGCTCCTCCTCCTCGTCGAGGGCCGAGCAGGAGGAGTCCTCAGGGGACCCGGTCGAGCGGGCACGGGCGATCTGCCTGCGCCTGCTCACCGGGACCCCGCGGACGCGCAAGCAGCTCGCCGACGCCCTGCGCAAGCGCGAGATTCCCGACGACGCGGCGGACGAGGTGCTGTCGCGGTTCGAGGAGGTCGGGTTGATCAACGACAGCGCGTTCGCGGACGCCTGGGTGGAGTCCCGTCACCACGGCCGAGGACTGGCCCGGCGGGCGCTGGCCCAGGAGCTGCGCACCAAGGGCGTCGACTCCACGCTGATCGACGAGGCCGTCTCCCAGCTCGACTCCGAGCAGGAAGAGACGACCGCGCGCGAACTCGTCGCGCGCAAGCTGCGTTCCACGCGCGGCCTGGACCGCGACAAACGGCTGCGGCGCCTCGCGGGCATGCTCGCCCGCAAGGGCTACCCCGAGGGCATGGCCCTGCGGGTGGTCCGGCAGGCGCTGGAGGAAGAGGGCGAGGACACGGAGTTCCTGGGGGACGAGGGGTTCTGA
- a CDS encoding AI-2E family transporter, with the protein MAPTDEPGQTAQHASPFGTTPPGPPPADDAGRGGHMPRWLPRAVALVLALYAAFQLGTWAFHQLTGLLINILIAFFLALAIEPAVSWMASRGLRRGLATGLVFLAVMIMAAGFVILLGSMLAGQIIKIVEDFPNYLDSVIHWINTHFHTDLKRVDVQEGLLRSDWLRNYVQHSATGVLDVSAQVLGGLFQLLTITLFSFYFAADGPRLRRAICSVLPPARQAEVLRAWEIAVNKTGGYIYSRGLMALISGVAHYILLQILGVPYAPVLGVWVGLVSQFIPTIGTYLAGALPMLIAFTVDPWYALWVLIFVVVYQQFENYMLQPKLTAKTVDIHPAVAFGSVIAGTALLGAVGALIAIPAVATLQAFLGAYVKRYAVTDDPRVHGHRRGGSGRGLFTRAGQLWARRPGADETEQGGQTEPPESGEGSSRGTTDS; encoded by the coding sequence GTGGCACCCACTGACGAGCCTGGGCAGACGGCCCAGCACGCATCCCCGTTCGGCACGACGCCGCCCGGCCCGCCTCCGGCCGACGACGCCGGTCGGGGCGGGCACATGCCGCGCTGGCTGCCGCGCGCCGTGGCGCTCGTGCTCGCCCTCTACGCCGCCTTCCAGCTGGGCACTTGGGCCTTCCACCAGCTCACCGGCCTGCTGATCAACATCCTCATCGCGTTCTTCCTGGCCCTCGCCATCGAGCCCGCGGTGAGTTGGATGGCCTCGCGCGGCCTGCGCAGGGGGCTGGCCACCGGCCTCGTCTTCCTCGCCGTGATGATCATGGCGGCGGGCTTCGTCATCCTGCTCGGCTCCATGCTCGCGGGCCAGATCATCAAGATCGTCGAGGATTTCCCGAACTACCTCGACTCCGTCATCCACTGGATCAACACGCACTTCCACACCGACCTGAAGCGGGTGGACGTCCAGGAGGGCCTGCTCCGCTCCGACTGGCTGCGCAACTACGTGCAGCACAGCGCCACCGGCGTTCTGGACGTGTCCGCCCAGGTACTCGGCGGCCTCTTCCAGCTGCTGACGATCACACTGTTCTCGTTCTACTTCGCTGCCGACGGCCCCCGGCTGCGGCGCGCGATCTGCTCCGTACTGCCGCCCGCACGGCAGGCCGAGGTGCTGCGCGCGTGGGAGATCGCCGTCAACAAGACCGGCGGCTACATCTACTCGCGTGGCCTGATGGCGCTCATCTCCGGTGTGGCGCACTACATCCTGCTGCAGATCCTGGGCGTGCCCTACGCGCCCGTGCTCGGTGTCTGGGTGGGTCTGGTCTCCCAGTTCATCCCGACCATCGGCACGTATCTCGCGGGCGCTCTGCCCATGCTGATCGCCTTCACCGTCGATCCCTGGTACGCGCTGTGGGTGCTGATCTTCGTCGTGGTCTACCAGCAGTTCGAGAACTACATGCTGCAGCCCAAGCTGACGGCGAAGACCGTCGACATCCACCCCGCCGTCGCCTTCGGTTCGGTCATCGCCGGCACGGCGCTCCTCGGCGCCGTCGGCGCGCTGATAGCCATCCCTGCGGTCGCCACACTGCAGGCGTTCCTGGGGGCCTACGTGAAGCGGTACGCGGTTACGGACGACCCGCGTGTCCACGGACACCGCAGAGGGGGATCCGGCCGCGGCCTGTTCACGCGCGCGGGACAGCTGTGGGCACGGCGGCCGGGGGCCGACGAGACCGAACAGGGCGGACAGACCGAGCCGCCGGAGTCCGGGGAGGGCTCCTCCCGGGGGACGACGGATTCGTAG
- a CDS encoding DUF3046 domain-containing protein, translating into MRLTVFWQRMAEHFGPGYADTFAHDHVMAELGGRTVHGALDSGWDAKDVWRVVCTAMDVPSEKR; encoded by the coding sequence ATGCGGTTGACGGTCTTCTGGCAGCGGATGGCGGAGCACTTCGGTCCGGGATACGCCGACACCTTCGCGCACGACCACGTGATGGCGGAGCTCGGCGGTCGAACGGTGCACGGGGCGCTGGACTCCGGGTGGGACGCAAAGGACGTGTGGCGCGTGGTCTGCACAGCCATGGACGTTCCGAGTGAGAAGCGCTGA